The following coding sequences lie in one Daphnia pulex isolate KAP4 chromosome 1, ASM2113471v1 genomic window:
- the LOC124193529 gene encoding fasciclin-2-like isoform X10 has translation MGAEQKKFIAMRPVSSSSSVWLMAAFVCYLCSTAGAQDARLVILPDGGNLIRPVGANIVLTCKGEVPDPELISELRWLGPNGQELPNGDSGEADNSRISSEDLASDVGRILFIKGLQEADSGKYTCSAVYTSSQRLEAHVNLTTIVGITWEDAPTEQSAIFGQPYKVRCVVRANPPATIDWQRNGVGFTTNNQYVIENDGVLIREVSLEDDTYFTCRARVQTTGQLEDRRIRVEVFIPPEFIREPVNTSIVEGEGGFMECQASGKPDPVYTWLDRNNQNLNLNRERFIVDEQTGRLTINDAKRTDEGEIKCLVENRAGKIEKTAYLKVIMKPVVVEYLNASGIMGREVSLTCKASGDPLPEVTFLKEGTLIPYTVGVQNSDDRIIVDTSREGEYAQARLVIRDLMRSDDGLYACIAKNNGGNYTKNGHITVEFPPTFTATPMREAWSWDNHLVNLTCRAESIPNATVSWFLNGRNLENDYNIRMNAFNGESTITVTPIDLSYYGTYRCLAMNIHGKDEHAIELREARAPGPLLQTKFETITATTITFNFIGPVDNGGLPIEAFAVQYKLAGQVWDEKPLQRVWPVGGNQYYDLHDSISHASTDIPYILENLEPQTIYSFRFAAKNQVGYGEWSREETHTMPKRAAPEEPYIIAKTENKVVSTPYADRYELLWSAPPNNGEPIDYFEVAYYPVRNTSAGLIEAGQLVRTQVPYPANVRFEMKNLKADTIYRIELRAHNVIGFSAPAEILLRTAKDPSRSSGGVAEGSSQWSTTSGSHPNYSTPPTPHYTTAICSSLFLVLSFFF, from the exons cGGCTGGAGCTCAAGACGCGCGTTTGGTGATTCTACCCGACGGGGGTAATCTGATCCGACCCGTTGGCGCCAATATCGTCCTCACCTGTAAAGGTGAAGTGCCCGATCCCGAACTGATTAGCGAGTTGCGCTGGCTTGGACCCAACGGCCAAGAACTACCCAACGGAGACAG CGGTGAAGCTGATAATTCCAG GATCTCGTCCGAGGACTTGGCCAGCGATGTCGGACGCATCCTCTTCATCAAAGGACTTCAAGAGGCCGACAGCGGCAAGTATACCTGCTCGGCCGTCTACACCAGCAGCCAGCGGCTAGAGGCTCACGTCAATCTCACCACTATCG TCGGTATCACATGGGAGGATGCCCCGACGGAGCAGTCGGCCATCTTTGGCCAGCCGTACAAGGTGCGCTGCGTCGTCCGAGCCAACCCACCGGCAACGATCGACTGGCAGAGGAACGGCGTTGGATTTACCACTA acaacCAATACGTGATCGAGAACGACGGAGTGCTGATCCGTGAAGTCAGTCTGGAAGATGACACGTATTTCACGTGCCGCGCCCGGGTGCAGACGACCGGCCAGCTGGAAGACAGACGAATCCGAGTTGAAGTCTTTATCCCGCCCGAATTCATCCGCGAGCCGGTCAACACGTCGATCGTCGAGGGCGAAGGCGGATTCATGGAGTGTCAGGCGTCTGGCAAACCCGATCCGGTTTACACTTGGCTCGATCGCAACAATCAGAACCTCAATCTCAACCgtgaaag ATTCATCGTCGATGAACAAACGGGCCGGTTGACCATCAACGACGCCAAGAGGACCGACGAAGGCGAGATCAAATGTTTGGTTGAAAATCGAGCCGGCAAGATCGAGAAAACTGCTTACTTAAAA GTGATCATGAAGCCGGTGGTTGTGGAATACCTGAACGCATCGGGGATCATGGGCCGCGAAGTGAGCCTGACGTGCAAAGCTTCGGGCGATCCGTTGCCGGAGGTGACGTTCTTAAAGGAAGGAACGTTGATCCCGTACACGGTCGGCGTTCAAAATTCGGACGATCGCATCATCGTCGACACGAGCCGCGAGGGTGAATACGCTCAAGCCCGTCTCGTCATCCGAGACTTGATGCGCTCCGATGACGGCCTCTACGCTTGTATCGCCAAAAATAACG GTGGAAATTATACGAAAAATGGTCACATTACGGTCGAATTCCCGCCAACATTCACCGCGACGCCTATGCGTGAGGCCTGGTCCTGGGACAATCATTTGGTCAATTTGACGTGCCGCGCCGAATCGATCCCCAACGCCACCGTCAGCTGGTTCCTCAATGGCCGCAACCTCGAGAACGACTACAATATCCGCATGAACGCTTTCAACGGCGAGAGCACCATCACg GTGACGCCGATCGATCTCAGCTATTACGGAACCTACCGCTGCTTGGCCATGAACATTCACGGCAAGGACGAACACGCCATTGAATTGCGTGAGGCTCGCGCTCCCGGCCCTCTTCTCCAAACGAAATTCGAGACCATTACCG CGACGACCATCACGTTCAATTTTATCGGACCGGTGGATAACGGCGGACTACCCATTGAGGCGTTTGCCGTTCAATACAAATTAGCCGGACAAGTTTGGGATGAAAAGCCGTTGCAGCGCGTCTGGCCTGTCGGTGGGAACCAATACTACGATTTGCATGATTCGATTTCGCACGCCAGCAccg ATATCCCTTACATCTTGGAGAATTTGGAGCCGCAGACAATTTACTCGTTCCGGTTCGCGGCCAAAAACCAGGTGGGTTACGGCGAGTGGTCGCGCGAAGAGACGCACACGATGCCAAAACGAGCTGCGCCCGAAGAGCCCTACATCATCGCCAAAACGGAGAACAAGGTCGTCTCCACTCCTTATGCCGATCGTTACGAGCTGCTCTGGTCCGCGCCGCCAAACAATGGAGAACCCATTGATTATTTCGAAGTCGCTTATTACCCC gtgcGCAACACTTCGGCCGGATTGATCGAAGCTGGCCAATTGGTCCGCACTCAAGTACCTTACCCGGCCAACGTTCGTTTCGAAATGAAGAACCTCAAAGCGGACACGATTTACCGCATCGAGTTGAGGGCCCACAACGTCATCGGATTCAGCGCTCCCGCCGAGATCCTTCTGCGCACAGCCAAAG ATCCTTCTCGCTCGTCGGGCGGCGTTGCGGAAGGTTCCAGCCAGTGGTCCACAACTTCCGGCTCACACCCTAATTATTCTACTCCTCCTACTCCGCATTACACCACTGCTATCTGCTCCTCCTTGTTCCTCGtcctctccttcttcttctag